A section of the Oryza sativa Japonica Group chromosome 1, ASM3414082v1 genome encodes:
- the LOC4326566 gene encoding homeobox-leucine zipper protein HOX3 has translation MMGATSPSGLELTMAVPGLSSSGSEGAGCNNNNAGGGCNMRDLDINQPASGGEEEEFPMGSVEEDEEERGVGGPHRPKKLRLSKEQSRLLEESFRLNHTLTPKQKEALAIKLKLRPRQVEVWFQNRRARTKLKQTEMECEYLKRCFGSLTEENRRLQREVEELRAMRVAPPTVLSPHTRQPLPASALTMCPRCERITAATGPPAVRPPPSSAAAAAPSPFHPRRPSAAF, from the exons ATGATGGGGGCCACTTCTCCGTCAGGCCTGGAGCTCACCATGGCTGTCCCCGGCCTCAGCTCCTCTGGTTCAG AAGGGGCCGgttgcaacaacaacaacgccGGTGGCGGCTGCAACATGAGGGACCTGGACATCAACcagccggcgagcggcggcgaggaggaggagttccCGATGGGCAGcgtggaggaggacgaggaggagaggggcgTCGGTGGGCCCCACCGCCCCAAGAAGCTCCGCCTCTCCAAGGAGCAGTCCCGCCTCCTCGAGGAGAGCTTCCGCCTCAACCATACCCTCACGCCG AAGCAAAAGGAGGCCTTGGCGATCAAACTGAAGCTGCGGCCGAGGCAGGTGGAGGTCTGGTTTCAGAACCGTAGGGCAAG GACGAAGCTGAAGCAGACGGAGATGGAGTGCGAGTACCTGAAGCGCTGCTTCGGGTCGCTGACGGAGGAGAACCGCCGGCTGCagcgggaggtggaggagctgCGGGCGATGCGGGTGGCCCCGCCCACGGTGCTCTCGCCGCACACCAGGCAGCCGCTCCCGGCGTCCGCGCTCACCATGTGCCCCCGCTGCGAGCgcatcaccgccgccaccggcccgCCTGCcgtgcgcccgccgccgtcgtcagccgccgccgccgccccctcgccCTTCCACCCTCGCCGCCCCTCTGCGGCCTTCTAG
- the LOC4326566 gene encoding homeobox-leucine zipper protein HOX3 isoform X1, protein MMGATSPSGLELTMAVPGLSSSGSGAGCNNNNAGGGCNMRDLDINQPASGGEEEEFPMGSVEEDEEERGVGGPHRPKKLRLSKEQSRLLEESFRLNHTLTPKQKEALAIKLKLRPRQVEVWFQNRRARTKLKQTEMECEYLKRCFGSLTEENRRLQREVEELRAMRVAPPTVLSPHTRQPLPASALTMCPRCERITAATGPPAVRPPPSSAAAAAPSPFHPRRPSAAF, encoded by the exons ATGATGGGGGCCACTTCTCCGTCAGGCCTGGAGCTCACCATGGCTGTCCCCGGCCTCAGCTCCTCTGGTTCAG GGGCCGgttgcaacaacaacaacgccGGTGGCGGCTGCAACATGAGGGACCTGGACATCAACcagccggcgagcggcggcgaggaggaggagttccCGATGGGCAGcgtggaggaggacgaggaggagaggggcgTCGGTGGGCCCCACCGCCCCAAGAAGCTCCGCCTCTCCAAGGAGCAGTCCCGCCTCCTCGAGGAGAGCTTCCGCCTCAACCATACCCTCACGCCG AAGCAAAAGGAGGCCTTGGCGATCAAACTGAAGCTGCGGCCGAGGCAGGTGGAGGTCTGGTTTCAGAACCGTAGGGCAAG GACGAAGCTGAAGCAGACGGAGATGGAGTGCGAGTACCTGAAGCGCTGCTTCGGGTCGCTGACGGAGGAGAACCGCCGGCTGCagcgggaggtggaggagctgCGGGCGATGCGGGTGGCCCCGCCCACGGTGCTCTCGCCGCACACCAGGCAGCCGCTCCCGGCGTCCGCGCTCACCATGTGCCCCCGCTGCGAGCgcatcaccgccgccaccggcccgCCTGCcgtgcgcccgccgccgtcgtcagccgccgccgccgccccctcgccCTTCCACCCTCGCCGCCCCTCTGCGGCCTTCTAG